The Telopea speciosissima isolate NSW1024214 ecotype Mountain lineage unplaced genomic scaffold, Tspe_v1 Tspe_v1.0737, whole genome shotgun sequence sequence GGACCCTTGGACCCAATGGGTTCTGCTCTCATCACCAATGGACTTCAGacagagaagaaaagggaaacgATTCCCAGGCTTGGTGGTAACTCCGTAGCTCTCAGTTATTCTTTAGTTTTGATGTTAACAGACCTGAACATTGTTCCTTGCTGATGATGAAGTTCTTGGGTCTCACTGGTGAGATCCTGCATATGGTTgctggtttctttttttttttggaaccctagaagaAAAGGGTTCCAAGACTTGGAGGGAGAACAGATGCTTTGATTGGCTCTCAAATCAGCCTTTTaatctcgctctgataccaagttaagtTGTGGATCACAGGAGCAGGTCGTAAGGAGAGAAGACGAGGAAGAGGATgaatagaagagaaagaaagagagaagagagggtttCAAAAGACTTCAGTGAGTGAGGATCTCTCACATCAGCCATTTTACTTAAAATATGTTTTAAACTCAAGTACCAGATATACCCTTACAGACTTAAGTATTCCCACATAAGACGGCATTACATATATTCCCCAAAAAGACCCTTATTCTAACAGAGCAATGGCAGTTGCTAGGTGCCTAGTGTGCCTAGGTGACCCACGGCACCCAAGGTGAGAGTGCCTTATTTGAGGAATGTTCTCCATGCTGTGTGTTGatcctttttcttgtttcctgtTCTTTTTaccttctttccattttcttcttctgtcttcccCCTTTTCCCTTTCGCACCCACCAACCTTCCTCCCTATTTTCCCATTTTCGTCCAAACCTGGTCTGGGCGCCGTGTTGCATAGGTGATGCctgtaattttattttggtgtCCTCAGATGACAGGTCAAATATTGCCTGCCTGGCAAGCTCTTCTAAAAGTTGCAGGAGTTGGTAATGACATTTTCGTATTATTGTTCTTGACTTATGGTGTCTTTCATGGATTGAAGTAGgggagatttttatttttttttggaggatggAGGGGGGTTGAAGGTTATCAGTCCTGTGATGATTTCTTTTGCTATTAGATGGGCagattatttgtttgttctaGTCCAAATTGAAGCCAGTTATATTCTAGTAATATTGCCACAAGGATGAGGGATGAGGATACAAAATGAGGAATTTCAGTAAGTAGTAATATATTGGGTCTTCTTGTGGTTGAAGCAACTCTGGAGTCATTTCAGTGGCCTCTAGCAATATGCTCGAGGGCTACAAGTATCCCCCATTAAACAAACGTGTTATTGGCCAAGAATGGTGCTTCTAGCCATTTTATGAGGGTAAGgccctcttttctctttgttttctgaTTTCTATAGTCACATAGATGTGGACAAGGGCTGTTGCTTTGTTTGATGATAAAAGCCTGAGCTGCCAGCATGACAACAAAGGTTCAAGCCTGTGAATGCTTGGCTGTTTTTATGAGGATGAGAATGCTAATGGAGGCCTTTGGCCTGAGCTGACGTTTAGGAACTACCGTCATTAGTCCATTATAAAAACTGCAAGGTCTTGCTTTCTCTAGACTGAATTTTGTAATGTTGTAATGCTGTAATGCTTATTTCCTACCTATATTATTTAGGAGCTTAATTTATTCCTAAATTATGGTGACCATTGACCATGACTCATGTTAATTACTCTCTACTATGGATATCTGCAGTCCATTCCAGAAGAAGATGACCATCTTCAAGAAGCACATGCTCTCCAAAGGCCTGCCGATTGGGGCCCTGGCACTGAAACAGATGTGTCACAGTGGAATGTCCTGCAATTCAACACAGGCTCAACCACCCCTTTCATCATAAAATGTGGAGCAAACTCTAATTCTGAGCTGGTCATCAAAGCAGATGCTCGAGTACAAGACCCTAAAGGTGGAGAGATTGTGCGGGTTGTCCCAAGACCAAGTGTTCTGGCAAATATGAGCTTGGAGGAGATGAAACAGGTGTTTGCTGAACTCCCTGAAGCTCTAAGCTTACTTGCTCTAGCAAGGACAGCAGATGGAACCCGAGCTCGGTATTCTAGATTGTACAGGACTCTGGCAATGAAGGTTCCATCATTGAGAGATCTAGTCAGTGAACTTGAAAAGGGGGGAGTAATGAAAGATGTAAGGTCATGAGTTGCCGAGGGTGGAGTTTTTGAAGATGTCAATGTTTGCTTGAATAACAATGCATCTTCCGATAATCAAATGGGGAATTGTGAATATAATTTTGAAGCAGTTTCCAAAATAGATGCTCTTCATTTATCCTAAATGAGTCGAGGGCTGTGAATATCATACCCGGACAGTTTTCTATGTATGAACTTTCATGGTATTTATTTACATGATTTCTGTTCTTGCAATGAAATATCCGGTATCTTGAAACAATTGCTTGGACTGTTGGTTTACATGTTGGAGATCAATGTAGGCAATTTCGACAGAAGGTTGGTGTATGTGGTTGTGTCGTATGAGTCGAGGGCTGTGAATATCATACCCGGACAGTTTTCTATGTATGAACTTTCATGGTATTTATTTACATGATTTCTGTTCTTGCAATGAAATATCCGGTATCTTGAAACAATTGCTTGGACTGTTGGTTTACATGTTGGAGATCAATGTAGGCAATTCCGACAGAAGGTTGGTGTATGTGGTTGTGTCGTATGAGTTGGATAGCAGTTGTATCCATGAAATCCAGCGTTAATCAGGTGGCtggtttttttcagttttggtcAGTTCTCTGAAGTGGAACTGTAATAGTAGTATTTTATCCACAATTTATTTCTTAGCAATGAAGTATTCTGTATCTTATTGCTTTGTTATCAGCTTGCCTGTTGTATATAATAAGGTGATATTCATGATCAATGAAGAATTGGAAGGGGTTCCATTTTCATCTCACTTCCTAAACAAGCCAGTGTGTGGATTACAATCTTCCGATACACACAACATGATATGTGGTAGCATCTGTAGGAGTGCGATTAATGAATCAAATTTTTGCTTGTCCATCTGGGCATATAAATGGATTAAATTTGGTTGCGTATGTGACAAGTACCTCAATCGAAATGTGATTAGTAGATATTTTGTGGCCCGTCTAGTTTCCTGCAGATCTTTCATTTGAagggtttgaatttgaagagaTTTGAATATCTGTATTTCTGTGTCATTTTATCCAGTTAACTTTTTTAAGTCCACAGATGAGGGAAAGATTCACTTGTCTTCCATGTGGAAAATCAATTGGTTGTTCAAACTTGGTGGGCATGCTATTGAAATTGCCAACTGTTTTATGGAAAATTTAAGCTCAGAAACATTATAGCATCGCTTAATATTTCACTTTTAGCTTATCTTTGTCGTGCTTACATGTCAATTTTTGTTACTATGTGGTTAGTTGGGAAAAATATGAATTCATTTTAGCTGACAGTGACCCTCAAAACTGATAGTGACAGTTGCTGCAGGCGTAGCTGGCAGAGGGTCAGCTACTGGGTTGCCCTTCTGGACGTAACTGTGGCTCTTTGCAGccacccccctctctctctctctctctctctctctctctctctctctctgctgcaCCCGGTCACAGCCATCCCCATGGCCAATTTGGTTAATTGCGGAgatccctctctcttctccgtGTAGAAGATGGTTAGTTTTGTACATTTGAAGAACTTATGGACATTTTTGGAAATTTGATTACAAAAgtggggtatttttgtcttgcAAAATTTTATTCTATCCCAACAAAAAAGGGTAACTAAAGTACCAAATTGGCCAACAGGAAAATTACACTTTTTTTATTGCACATATTTTGCTGCATTGTTCCTTTGCGCGAACAGTATGGTTTGAGAGTGTTTTGGGGTTTGTTATACCACCATGAGAGGTGTAACATCCCAAACCAAGATAGGGTTCTATGCACTGCTCTCGTAAGTGCTGACCCAAAAGATCATAAATAAACATGTAAAAATATTAGTAAAAGTCTTAGTATCGCAAACAATACAGCGGAAGCATAAATGTTACATTTTCAAAGTTAATTTATGCAATGGTGGCAAATAGTTACATTTATGCATATACAAAAGTTTAAACCAATAATATCAAAACGTATTTACAATTCAAAAAGTCAAACTTTTGATGTCTTTTGGGCCTTAACCTTGGGTTCTCATCACATACACTGAAGTTGTACAAGCCTCCTCATCTAAAAAATATCAACATATATGAGTTTAGTTTACGCCCAATGAGGTACACATGATTCTATACACACAAGCATTCAAAGATTTAATAATATATACAAAGACAGATGACAAACCATAGAAATCTGTTTTTTAATTAGTTAGGTCAAGTGTTGACCATTTAATAAACTACAAACTACCATAGTGCACAATCTGTTAAGGGTAATAGTCGACCTCGTATCATTATTCTACTCATATTTTTGGACACTGCAACCCTAGAGAGGATGAGATGGTGAACATTATAGACGAGTTCTACTCCAGTGTCCAGGCAATAGAGCCTTGGGAGAGGAACCCTCATCAAATAAACATCATACTTTTTAAACGAGTTCTACTACCATGTATCTAATCATCGGAGTCCTGGGGGAGACACCCTCATCATCTAATAAGCATCATACTAATAATTTAGGCAGGCTCTACTCCCATGTATCGAGGCACTGGAGCCCTGGGAGAGGAACCCTAATCTAATAAACATCATGCTAATATAGACGAGCTCTACTCTCATGCACTAGGCACCGAAGCCTTTGGGGAGGAACCATCATCTATAAACATAATACTAGACATGTTTACTCCCATGTGTCCGAGTACCGTAGCCCTAGGGAAGGACAAGCTCTAGTTCATTGTAGATCACATCTACATCTTGTTCTAGGTGACCTTCATTCATATAACAATATATCAATTTACCagcccctcaatttcctcaattctatCTAAtaggggcggaaatgaccaccctaccccctaccccAACACACTGaccgagtggggtccacctccctctattagagggaattgaggaaattgacgggcatgcaaattgaggtgataattttccattatACAGATAATACTGTGtatacagggtcgggttggccttGCCAAggccaaggcctcaacccatGCTCAGCCCTAGCCCTGCCAAGGCCAGCAAAATACTAAACCCAGCCCGATCCTGTCTAGAACACAGGCCCGGCTCAGCCCTATCCAGGCTTAGGGCGGGTTCGGGTCGGATCGAGATGGCTAGgtttttttttgacacccctatcggTCACGTAACGCACGTCAcccctgcgcccaaacacagggGCATACAAAATGACCGCTACACCCCTATCATTTCCATTTTCCAGGGGGTGTGCGATCATTACACACACCCCCTGTGTCTGCGTGCAATGTCGGCGTGCGTTGGACAACCGGGTGGCTTTCTTTCTCCCAAACAAAAATTATGATGACATCAACGATGAGTTTAatgcctctttctttttttttaaatttttttttgaagtttcatTTAAATGATTGACTTTGTGAATTTTGAAACTCATTTTTAAGGTAatttgttatttaaaaaaaaaaaacccgccTTTCTTGAGTCTTGCCAAATTATTGGAATGCATAGACTGGGCTTTTAGGATCTCCAATTCTCCATCAATTTGCGTGATCGCGCCAcacataagggtgtcaatcggtgcAGTTCTAGTTATTCCGTTCGGTTGCGGCGCAGTTTACTTTTTGATAAGatgaaatcaaaaccgaaaTATAGATATGAATAAACCAAAATCATAATCGTTTTGCATACGGTCCAGTTTTATCGGTTTCTATTAGGTTTTCGTTATCCGATTCACACTCGATTTTCATGCGATTTGTGTAGTGTCGGTTTTGGAAGACAATAATGAAGACAACCTCGGTTTTCAAAGCCTTTATATTGCCATATTTCCCATTCTCTCCTGATCTCCCTTACTCATCAAATTTCCCatgcctatgtgataaaaaaaattctcattttCACCCATCCttttcctattctttgtttttccatttttctttcttctccattctcacATGATTAATAAACTATTTATTCTATTAGAAACTTGggttttgttaatccattttaacatcatccatTGTTTCAATTCATActgaacaaatataatatatagttaacccaaaaaattttatttttttgatgtttCAAATATAATGCTATAAttgttgtttattaaattaattatattttattaattaatccaattgatgtaTGGATTAGTATTCGAGTTAGAGGTATCTGTTTCTATTCAgttttttcggtttaaaactgCTGTTTTGTGGtgcaaatcaaaatcgaattggAATGCAAACCTATACAATCAAAACGGGATCATTTTTCTACTGTGCGGTTCGGTTCAATCCTAAATGGTCGATTccggttccattttgacactaTAAATAATGCACCGTCTCTCGTCGATTCTGCTCTCGCCCAAGTCCGACAGGAATCCGTGCTCATTTCTCTGTCCTCTGGATCCCATTGTTGGCTTCACGTCTTTACTCTGTGAAGCAACACTCCTACGGCCAGAGCTGCCAGTTCTGCGAGTATGTCTTCATTAACCTGCGCCAGATTGACGGTATGGACCATTGTTGCAGTTCTTCTGCAAATTCTCGGTATCTCACTCTTCGTTTTCGGGTTTTTCCCCGTCAAACCAGCTCTCTCAGGCATCAGGTATAATTTCGGCTGCTGTATTGTTTGCGTCTAAATGGCCATTGATGTTGATTTCGATTAAATTCGTGACTTGTACGGTGCTCATTCTCAGTGGTCCAGAAAGCTATCGTTCGCCAATGTGTCATTCTGTTGAAGATCGTGATGAGAGAACTCTGCCTCCTCATCAGCTGAGATCTTTGTACCAGGTGCTTCGTTTGATCGTTTTCTGttatttgttaaaaaattaGCTTCTATTTATGTGCATTTTGTGAGGAAAGCCATTAAGCTTGACCTGATCAGCTCGTATACCTTCTTTTTAGTGGTTATTGAGTCTTATCGGATGCTTCTTATAAAAACTGTAGCCTTCTACGGCTAAGAGAACAAAAAGATGGCGCAGTCCGTCAGGATAAGGCTTTTGAATCAATATGAATGTCTGATTCGCTCTCAAACTGTCCTTCAGGTGCAGGTGTAAAACCAACAAAGTCAAAAACGTTTTGGAATGATTTTGTGCTGAATGTGTTACTTCactgatattgttttgatatctTTCCTGAGTGCATTTAATCCCTAGGACTCGTAGTGGATCCTATGACCATGAAACCGTATACTCTCTGCAATAACCGATCCACTAGGgaaaatagattaaaaaaaaagaaagaaagaagaagagaaaactttTGGAACGTGCAGCAGTCTATAAACATTTTTTCTATCTACTTTACTTTGCTTCAAGGTAGATGACAAAAGCATGGGATAATATCAGCCACCTTCGTTCCTGAATCTGTAAAGCTGTAATTCTTACTTATTGTAGGAATTTACGTGTGTAAGTTGATTTTCTGTTCACTTTTGTAGTTATTGAGGAAACTAGGTGTGTGCTTTCGTTCTCTGTTCCATGTCCTTGTCTGCTCTTTCATGCATAATGCTCTGTgctgttttattttcttgtaataTCTGTTATGTTGATATGCTTTTTGATGTTATCTTCTGATTGCAGGAGATGTCTGGGATCCCTCCTTCATTTGACCAGTTAATACTAATGGTATGTGCGTTTTCCCTTTCCTCACATTCTTTGCTAATCCTTCAGGATTTGTCTCTTGCTTATCGCCATTATTGATTGTTATTGATGAAGTCTGGAAGGTAGTTTCATCTATCTTTTATAATCATGTCAGTTAGGTTGTTGATGGTCTTCCAGCTGAGTTTGTTCTTGGAAAGGATGATCAGCCGCCGACTAAAGCTATGATTGAAGCTATGCCATATATGCAGTCTTTGTTATCAAATGGAATGGCAGTTGGATACCATTCAAAGGCTGCTCCTCCCACTGTTACAATGCCTCGCTTGAAGGTGAAAAAATTGAGTCAGTGTTGCTGAATACATGGTAACGAGTTGCTTCTGGGTGCTTGCTTTATCTCACTCACCTGATCTACATATGCAGGCAATGGTTTCGGGGGCTATTGGGGGATTTTTAGACGTGGCTTTCAACTTTAACACGCAAGCTCTTTTAGATGACAATATTCTTGGTTCGTTCAGCATAATGTGCTTTGGTTGGATTTGGATACAGAATAGAATACAGGACTTGTGTGAAAGGAATTGTACTTTATTGATCATTCTTCATTCTGTGCCTTGCAGGTCAATTCTATGACATTGGTTGGAAAATGGTGATGCATGGTGATGAAACATGGCTTAAACTGTTTCCAGGATTATTTACAAGATACGATGGAGTCAGTAGTTTCTATGTGAGTTTTTTgtcattagttctctaatctgaCAAAGTTGGATAATGCTTTGTTTATTAGACTTCTATGAGCTGACATCACTGTACTTTATCATCATAGCTTAttgaaaaattttaattattgaaTAATTGTAAccaagtttgaaggtctaaGAGGGAAGTAACGCTAAAATGGATAATTGAAAATAGTTCAGAATCAGAGATGGGAGAATTATGcgacttgtcattaatgacaaaggtcctctttatttataatagagttACAACtcaaaaatgataaaaaggtaaaaagggaaaattaagTTGAACCCTAATTTAACCTAATGTAAGGTGCTAATATGCTAATCCCACGGTTCTCAACACTCTCCCTCGtgttggtgcaaatatatcatacatgcccaacttggagacCAGGGAATGAAACACCTTACAATTCAACCCCTTCGTAAATACATCAGCAAGTTGATTAACAGAACTAACAAAAAGGATACAAACAATTCCTTGTTCAAGCGTTTCTTTGATAAGTGTCTGTCGATCTCGATATGTTTTGTCCTGTCATGCTGAACTAGATTATGGCAATGCTAATGGcaaccttgttgtcacaatagaggCACATAGGACCTTTAGAAGTAACCCCTAGATCACTCAATAATTCCTTAAGTCACATGAGTTTACAAATCCCTTGGGCCATGGTACGATACTCTGCTTCAAATCTAGACTGGAATACAATAGACTGTTTCTTGCtttgccatgtgacaaggttacttCTAAGGAAGGAacaataaccagaagtagatctccgaTCATCAACAGATccaacccaatcgacatcagtAAATGCTTCCAGTCTTAGGTTCCCATTGTTAGAGAAGAGGATGCCTTTCCTAGGGACAGATTTCAAATACCTCAATATACGGTATACTGCATCAAGGTGAGACGTCCTAGGATCATGGAGAAACCGACTAACAATGCCCACAACATAGGCAATATTAGGTCTAGTACGGGACAAGTAAATCAGCCGGCCAACCAGTCTCTAGCACTGTTTTTTATCATCGAATCATCCATGGCACTACGTAGCTGGTGATTAACCTCAATAGGGGAGTCTGCAAGCTTACATCCAAGCATTcctgtttcatcaaaaaatctAAGACGTACTTTTGTTGGGAAATAAAAATGCCCTTGTTTGATcttgcaacttcaatcccaagaaaatattgGAGAGAAGGATGTTGTAGTAGAAGTAGCAGGGCTAGTATCAAGTGCTTCAAAGAGATGAGCCTTGGAACGAGTGTTGCCCTGTTTGGGATTGCACCCACCCTTGGGAtgcccatggagcttccaacaagtATCCCGTTTGTGATGAGGGCAACCATGATAATCACATTTCACGGGTTCTCGTGTAAAGGTAGGAGCCTTGGAGAGATCTACAGTGATAGGTGCAGGTGGTGTAGTGAGCAAGGCAGATCGGACGGGAACAGTGGAAGGCATCATAACAGTCCAGTGGTTTTCTTCTAACTGAACCAAATTATATGCTTGGAATGTAGGGAATGTATCACGCCCTAGTATCTAGACCTGAACTTGGTCATACTCAGGGTTCAGGCCGGTCAGAAAATCAACACATGTTCCATCTCCCTATCCTTTTGGAATGTACCAACATCATCATGGTGAACTATAGGAACGGGATGATAGAAGTCTAACTGCTGCTAGAGGGTGGTCAAGGTAGAATAATAGGTAGTGAGAGATAGCTCCTTCTGAGTCGTGCTATAAACCCACGTCGTTGTATATCTGGACATAATTTCCTGCTGTGAGTATGTTTGGCGCACTGCATCCCATAGTTTTTTGGCAGAATTAAAGAGAACAAAGCTGGGATTGACAGAGGGCTCTATAGAATTGAGCAGGAAAGACATAACCAGCTCATCATTAGACGACAATGTGGAAGCTGTAGTAGGATCTGTTGGCTTTGGAGTGTCTTTTGTAATGAGGCTAGAGTAGTTGTGCCCCCGGAGTGTGAGAAGACATGCCTGGGACCATGTAAGATAATCTTGGCCATTCAGTTTGATGGGCCCAG is a genomic window containing:
- the LOC122648307 gene encoding GPI ethanolamine phosphate transferase 2-like isoform X1, translated to MSSLTCARLTVWTIVAVLLQILGISLFVFGFFPVKPALSGISGPESYRSPMCHSVEDRDERTLPPHQLRSLYQEMSGIPPSFDQLILMVVDGLPAEFVLGKDDQPPTKAMIEAMPYMQSLLSNGMAVGYHSKAAPPTVTMPRLKAMVSGAIGGFLDVAFNFNTQALLDDNILGQFYDIGWKMVMHGDETWLKLFPGLFTRYDGVSSFYVKDTVEVDRNVSRHLEAELSTDNWNLLILHYLGLDHVGHTGGRSSNLMIPKLKEMDEIIKMIHMSKILPKDDPHRQTLLVCTATVLMNIIYIYM
- the LOC122648307 gene encoding GPI ethanolamine phosphate transferase 2-like isoform X2 → MSSLTCARLTVWTIVAVLLQILGISLFVFGFFPVKPALSGISGPESYRSPMCHSVEDRDERTLPPHQLRSLYQEMSGIPPSFDQLILMVVDGLPAEFVLGKDDQPPTKAMIEAMPYMQSLLSNGMAVGYHSKAAPPTVTMPRLKAMVSGAIGGFLDVAFNFNTQALLDDNILGQFYDIGWKMVMHGDETWLKLFPGLFTRYDGVSSFYVKDTVEVDRNVSRHLEAELSTDNWNLLVLTLSLTKNK